A DNA window from Paraburkholderia sp. IMGN_8 contains the following coding sequences:
- a CDS encoding autoinducer binding domain-containing protein, which translates to MEHECDTLPHWLTGSPQGEAGRASASYNSAVTAQSAYPADARRPENSAHAAEATRAAVRTASSGMVPAGFLTLFTEEEIGAPLPAARRAMPVISPLVRFGSAQDRIEFVRERIKQLGFDSFSYSATRTTAHHKTMFVLTSYESQTWLTRYFRERYFELDPRVALASPTGLPFLWNTADMRADLPRAQMRSERLCGLIDMLEATGRKSGILTQMPLPEPELSASLCFNSAIANPRWMTESIVAETLMFAHTIHEFIWTHAKSVIGIAPAQQQRVTLSNLQHAVLKAVVQGQRDKEIAYFLGLSPHNVDYHLRRLRQLFNVRNRVQLINVAQGYVS; encoded by the coding sequence ATGGAACACGAATGCGATACGCTGCCGCATTGGCTGACCGGCTCGCCGCAAGGCGAAGCCGGCCGGGCGTCGGCATCTTACAACTCAGCGGTTACCGCACAATCGGCTTACCCAGCCGACGCGCGGCGACCGGAGAACTCAGCCCACGCGGCTGAAGCAACCAGGGCGGCAGTCCGCACGGCATCGTCAGGCATGGTGCCGGCCGGCTTTCTCACGCTCTTCACCGAGGAGGAAATCGGCGCGCCCTTGCCTGCCGCGCGGCGGGCCATGCCCGTCATCAGTCCACTGGTGCGTTTTGGCAGTGCGCAGGACCGCATCGAATTCGTGCGGGAGCGCATCAAACAGCTCGGCTTCGACTCGTTCAGCTATTCGGCCACGCGCACCACCGCGCATCACAAGACGATGTTCGTGCTGACCAGCTACGAGTCGCAGACGTGGCTCACGCGTTATTTCCGCGAGCGTTATTTCGAGCTCGATCCGCGTGTCGCGCTCGCGTCGCCGACCGGCCTGCCGTTTTTATGGAACACGGCCGACATGCGCGCCGACCTGCCGCGTGCGCAAATGCGCAGCGAGCGGCTCTGCGGTCTGATCGACATGCTGGAGGCGACCGGCCGCAAGAGCGGGATTCTCACGCAGATGCCGCTACCCGAGCCGGAGCTGAGCGCGAGCCTGTGCTTCAACTCGGCGATCGCCAACCCGCGCTGGATGACCGAATCGATCGTGGCCGAGACGCTGATGTTCGCGCACACGATCCACGAATTCATCTGGACGCACGCGAAAAGCGTGATCGGCATTGCGCCCGCTCAGCAGCAGCGCGTCACGCTGAGCAACTTGCAGCATGCGGTGCTGAAGGCGGTCGTGCAAGGACAGCGCGACAAGGAAATCGCCTACTTCCTCGGGCTGTCGCCGCACAACGTCGACTACCACCTGCGCCGGCTGCGGCAACTGTTCAACGTGCGCAACCGCGTGCAGTTGATCAACGTCGCGCAGGGGTATGTGTCGTGA
- a CDS encoding ABC transporter permease, whose amino-acid sequence MNLYAIRAIYKFEMARTWRTLMQSIIAPVISTSLYFVVFGAAIGSRIKEVDGISYGAFIVPGLIMLSLLSQSISNASFGIYFPRFTGTIYELLSAPVSYLEIVVSYVGAAATKSILLGLIILATAGLFVPLQVQHPFWMILFLVLTAVTFSLFGFIIGIWADSFEKLQLVPLLIITPLTFLGGSFYAVNMLPPFWKVVTLFNPIVYLVSGFRWSFYGIADVNVGVSLGMTAVFLAVFLAIVAWIFKTGYRLKS is encoded by the coding sequence ATGAATCTTTACGCAATTCGCGCGATCTACAAGTTCGAAATGGCGCGCACATGGCGCACGTTGATGCAAAGCATCATCGCGCCGGTGATTTCTACTTCGCTTTACTTCGTCGTGTTCGGGGCCGCAATCGGTTCGCGTATCAAGGAAGTGGACGGTATCAGTTACGGCGCGTTCATCGTGCCGGGATTGATCATGCTCTCGTTGCTGTCGCAAAGCATTTCGAACGCATCGTTCGGGATTTACTTTCCGCGCTTCACCGGGACGATCTATGAGTTGCTGTCGGCGCCGGTTTCGTATCTGGAGATCGTCGTGAGCTATGTGGGCGCGGCGGCGACGAAATCGATTCTGCTTGGCCTGATCATTCTCGCGACCGCAGGACTGTTCGTGCCGTTGCAAGTGCAGCACCCGTTCTGGATGATCCTGTTTCTCGTGCTGACCGCGGTGACCTTCAGTCTGTTCGGGTTCATCATCGGCATCTGGGCCGATAGCTTCGAGAAGTTGCAACTTGTGCCACTGCTGATCATCACGCCGCTGACGTTTCTCGGCGGCAGTTTCTATGCGGTCAACATGTTGCCGCCGTTCTGGAAGGTCGTGACGCTGTTCAATCCGATCGTCTATCTGGTCAGCGGCTTTCGCTGGAGCTTCTACGGTATCGCCGATGTGAACGTCGGCGTGAGCCTTGGCATGACCGCGGTGTTTCTCGCCGTGTTTCTGGCGATCGTCGCGTGGATCTTCAAGACGGGCTATCGTCTCAAGTCCTGA
- a CDS encoding ABC transporter ATP-binding protein, producing MQPIVSVTNLSKTYATGFHALKNVNLAIRRGEIFALLGPNGAGKTTLISIICGIVNASEGSVTVDGRDIAADYRGARSLIGLVPQELTTDSFETVWATVSFSRGLFGKPKNPAYVEKVLRDLSLWEKRNSKIITLSGGMKRRVLIAKALSHEPRVLFLDEPTAGVDVELRRDMWKLVRSLAASGVTIILTTHYIDEAEEMADRVGVINAGEIMLVEEKTDLMRKLGKKQLTLQLDSPLEQVPPTLTGYGLDVANGGNELIYTYEGDGGRTDIIALLKALDDSGIRFKDLHTTQSSLEDIFVSLLRGDQ from the coding sequence ATGCAGCCAATCGTCTCGGTTACGAATCTTTCAAAAACCTATGCCACAGGTTTTCACGCACTCAAAAACGTCAATCTGGCGATCCGCCGCGGAGAAATCTTCGCTTTGCTCGGCCCGAACGGCGCGGGCAAAACCACGCTGATCAGCATCATCTGCGGCATCGTCAATGCGAGCGAAGGCAGCGTGACGGTGGACGGCCGCGACATCGCGGCCGATTACCGTGGCGCGCGTTCGTTAATCGGTCTGGTGCCGCAGGAACTCACCACGGACTCGTTCGAAACCGTCTGGGCGACCGTCTCGTTCAGCCGCGGACTGTTCGGCAAGCCGAAAAACCCCGCTTACGTCGAAAAGGTATTGCGCGATTTGTCGCTGTGGGAAAAGCGCAATAGCAAGATCATCACGCTGTCGGGCGGCATGAAGCGGCGCGTGCTGATTGCGAAGGCGCTCTCGCATGAACCGCGCGTGCTGTTTCTCGACGAACCCACCGCCGGTGTCGACGTCGAGTTGCGGCGCGACATGTGGAAGCTGGTGCGCTCGCTCGCCGCGAGCGGCGTGACGATCATTCTCACTACCCACTATATCGACGAAGCCGAGGAAATGGCCGACCGCGTCGGCGTGATCAACGCGGGCGAGATCATGCTGGTCGAAGAGAAAACGGATCTGATGCGCAAGCTCGGCAAGAAGCAGTTGACGTTGCAGCTGGATAGTCCGTTGGAGCAGGTGCCCCCGACACTGACCGGGTATGGCCTGGATGTCGCGAACGGCGGCAACGAACTGATTTACACGTATGAAGGCGACGGCGGCCGCACCGACATCATCGCGCTGCTCAAAGCGCTCGACGATTCCGGCATCCGTTTCAAGGACCTGCATACCACGCAAAGTTCGCTCGAAGACATCTTTGTCAGTCTGCTCCGAGGTGACCAATGA
- a CDS encoding tannase/feruloyl esterase family alpha/beta hydrolase yields MLWLSVVKAFGAPREAPLAMRCAEFAGAVLPPELIAMPTAGAQIENAAMVGATAPGNQQGGEYCRITGRIKGLNASTPDIRFDLNLPRRWNGRALQIGGGGYNGVVVSGTGVMPFSPDRAPLAQGYATFGDDSGHVGDSSLAIFGLVDEAVTNFGYAHLKKTHDAALALIARAYGRPPQRMYFAGGSTGGREGYTVMQRFPDDYDGVIANSPALNFSGVRLLGVKLGQAEYATRGGFIPPPLLEHVYQRTLAVCDRLDGAVDGIISDVAACREHEAEIVASMRCAGHRPSHDECLTEAQLSTLLVMRDGLSLPYRLAWDVSGYHGYNVFQGTHLTSTLGLGRQPGRLPVPTFLANGYLFAQGDGYIRYFVARDASFDSLTFDPQHPGKYRAQLFALSQTIGAMNTDLTRYIARGGKLITLQGLADEVISPNQTIAYYEALIDRFGIDQVNAFMRLYMVPGFQHGSGVFIPSVDLLGALDNWVTRGASPETLTATDIAAATNGRSRPLCRYPLFPRYVGTGNLNLASSFVCAQS; encoded by the coding sequence ATGCTATGGCTGAGCGTTGTCAAGGCGTTTGGCGCGCCCAGGGAAGCGCCGCTCGCGATGCGTTGCGCGGAATTCGCCGGCGCCGTGTTGCCGCCCGAACTCATCGCCATGCCCACCGCCGGCGCGCAGATCGAAAACGCGGCGATGGTGGGCGCGACCGCGCCCGGCAATCAGCAAGGCGGCGAATATTGCCGCATCACCGGCCGCATCAAAGGGCTCAACGCGAGCACACCCGATATCCGTTTCGACCTGAATCTGCCGCGCCGCTGGAATGGCCGCGCGCTGCAGATCGGCGGCGGCGGGTACAACGGCGTGGTGGTCAGCGGCACCGGCGTGATGCCGTTTTCGCCGGATCGTGCACCGCTCGCGCAAGGCTATGCGACTTTCGGCGACGACTCGGGTCATGTGGGGGATTCGTCGCTCGCGATCTTCGGGCTGGTCGACGAAGCGGTGACGAATTTCGGCTACGCGCATCTGAAGAAGACGCATGACGCGGCGCTTGCACTCATTGCGCGCGCCTATGGCCGGCCGCCACAACGGATGTACTTCGCCGGCGGTTCGACCGGCGGGCGCGAAGGCTACACGGTGATGCAGCGCTTTCCGGACGACTACGACGGCGTGATCGCCAATTCGCCCGCGCTCAATTTTTCCGGCGTCCGTCTGCTCGGCGTGAAACTCGGTCAGGCCGAATACGCCACGCGCGGCGGCTTCATTCCACCGCCGTTGCTCGAGCACGTGTATCAACGAACGCTGGCGGTGTGCGACCGGCTCGACGGCGCGGTGGACGGTATCATCAGCGACGTCGCCGCATGCCGCGAGCACGAAGCGGAAATCGTCGCCTCAATGCGCTGCGCCGGGCATAGGCCGTCGCACGATGAATGCCTCACCGAGGCACAGCTATCCACCTTGCTCGTGATGCGCGATGGTTTGTCGTTGCCATACCGGCTGGCGTGGGACGTCAGCGGCTATCACGGCTACAACGTATTCCAGGGTACCCATCTGACCAGCACGCTCGGGCTCGGGCGTCAGCCCGGCCGGCTGCCGGTGCCGACCTTCCTGGCCAACGGCTACCTGTTCGCGCAAGGCGACGGCTACATCCGCTATTTCGTCGCGCGCGATGCGAGTTTCGATTCGCTCACATTCGACCCGCAGCATCCGGGGAAATATCGCGCTCAACTGTTCGCGCTGTCGCAGACGATCGGCGCGATGAACACCGACCTGACGCGCTATATCGCACGCGGCGGCAAGCTCATCACGCTGCAAGGCCTCGCCGACGAAGTCATCAGCCCGAATCAGACGATCGCCTACTATGAAGCGCTGATCGATCGCTTCGGCATCGACCAGGTCAACGCGTTCATGCGGCTTTATATGGTGCCGGGCTTCCAGCACGGCAGCGGCGTGTTCATTCCGTCGGTGGATCTGCTCGGCGCGCTCGACAACTGGGTGACGCGTGGCGCATCGCCTGAAACACTGACCGCGACCGACATTGCCGCCGCGACCAACGGGCGCTCGCGTCCATTGTGCCGCTATCCGCTGTTTCCACGTTATGTGGGCACGGGCAATCTGAATCTCGCCAGCAGTTTCGTGTGCGCGCAATCGTGA
- a CDS encoding OpgC domain-containing protein, with product MESRRGRSIEVDFFRGIVLIVIVLDHIPGSALSHLMLHAYALCDSAEVFVFLGGYASAAAYTAVLAGRGENAAQMRFVKRCWQIYRPYLLTAVLTLLSGAILATLHLNPPMVDLSGWTTFAMQPLRETLDIAVLRRQPYLSSVLPMYLIFALGVPFAVPLARRSPLMALGLSVAIWALARPLAALFSIDDVADWAFNPFAWQLMFVLGILCRVQPVSERFHATRTARWLTWVAAIAVLAFAIVKLFVLTQPLPGTLKQNLSVDRVINFVVIAWLAAQFVRAGSIAWLAQRLPAVVTVGRTGLVCFVTGTLVSLIVDTATPHTFHGFRGTLVGLGGDLVAIGAVLMIARGWNGWRGPQSRTAANGAGYG from the coding sequence ATGGAATCACGCCGTGGACGCTCGATCGAAGTGGATTTCTTCCGCGGTATCGTGCTGATCGTCATCGTGCTGGACCACATTCCCGGCAGCGCGCTGTCTCACCTGATGCTGCACGCCTATGCGTTGTGCGATTCAGCCGAAGTGTTCGTGTTTCTCGGCGGCTATGCGTCAGCGGCCGCCTATACGGCAGTGCTCGCGGGCCGCGGCGAGAACGCGGCGCAGATGCGTTTCGTCAAGCGCTGCTGGCAGATCTATCGCCCCTACTTGCTGACCGCCGTATTGACGTTATTATCCGGCGCTATTCTCGCGACGCTGCATCTGAACCCGCCAATGGTCGATCTGTCCGGCTGGACGACGTTCGCCATGCAGCCGCTGCGCGAAACGCTCGATATCGCCGTGCTGCGGCGTCAGCCGTATCTGTCGAGCGTGCTGCCCATGTACCTGATCTTCGCGCTGGGCGTGCCGTTCGCTGTGCCGCTGGCGCGCCGTTCACCGCTGATGGCACTGGGGCTGAGTGTGGCGATCTGGGCGCTTGCCCGGCCGCTGGCCGCGCTATTCAGCATTGACGACGTGGCCGACTGGGCTTTTAATCCGTTTGCGTGGCAACTGATGTTCGTGCTTGGGATTCTGTGCCGGGTGCAGCCCGTTAGCGAACGCTTTCACGCGACCCGCACCGCACGCTGGCTCACGTGGGTTGCGGCGATCGCGGTGCTGGCGTTCGCCATTGTTAAACTCTTCGTGCTGACGCAACCGCTGCCCGGCACGCTTAAACAAAACCTTTCCGTGGATCGAGTGATTAACTTCGTCGTCATTGCCTGGCTCGCTGCGCAATTCGTGCGCGCGGGCAGCATCGCGTGGCTCGCGCAACGGCTGCCCGCGGTCGTGACGGTCGGCCGTACCGGGCTCGTGTGTTTCGTCACCGGCACGCTGGTGTCGTTGATCGTCGATACGGCGACGCCGCATACGTTTCACGGCTTCCGCGGTACGCTGGTCGGACTCGGTGGTGATCTGGTCGCAATCGGCGCCGTGCTGATGATCGCGCGCGGCTGGAACGGCTGGAGAGGGCCGCAGTCGCGCACGGCGGCCAATGGCGCAGGTTACGGATGA
- a CDS encoding acyltransferase — protein sequence MNNRIAGFDGLRAIAVLMVFFQHRLFGDIGEVGHLGVWIFFALSGFLIIGILSAQRTRIERGASRFAAELKRFLFRRTLRIFPIYYLMLVVMCVLMAFGMASPELAGGMPFHFAYLSNLWIGSVLHYWPGRYSHLWSLAIEEQFYLVFAPLLLLIAARWHRAVCLAIVAVGLASLLGMRAAHWQEITIYTHPLTNFWLLALGGIGGLLIAGKESRLRAVLGYGVTLFILSVCLVGFCAAEPVWSRFSSPAEFTVVSALYGVCIAALVCSIACCRSAAVIGLLETSWLVSFGRISYGFYLYHNLIPDLTRNHRAVVLFGGAVPGWAHAVGIGASFFISLAIAGLSWRWIEEPLLRFKGPKGAGGAAAQGARRGFVARSDAP from the coding sequence ATGAACAACAGGATTGCCGGCTTCGACGGATTGCGCGCGATTGCAGTCCTGATGGTGTTTTTTCAGCACCGCCTGTTTGGCGACATTGGCGAGGTCGGCCATCTCGGCGTATGGATTTTTTTCGCGCTGAGCGGCTTTCTGATTATCGGCATTCTGTCTGCGCAGCGTACGCGCATCGAACGCGGTGCCAGCCGCTTTGCTGCCGAGCTGAAGCGTTTCCTGTTTCGCCGCACGTTGCGCATATTCCCGATTTATTACCTGATGCTGGTGGTGATGTGCGTGCTGATGGCGTTCGGCATGGCGAGTCCCGAACTGGCTGGCGGCATGCCGTTTCATTTCGCTTATCTGTCGAACCTCTGGATCGGCTCGGTGCTGCATTACTGGCCGGGGCGTTACTCGCATCTATGGAGCCTGGCGATCGAGGAGCAGTTTTATCTGGTGTTTGCACCGTTGTTGTTGTTGATCGCTGCGCGCTGGCATCGTGCGGTGTGCCTTGCGATTGTCGCGGTTGGGCTTGCTTCATTGCTGGGGATGCGCGCGGCGCACTGGCAGGAGATCACGATCTATACGCATCCGCTGACTAACTTTTGGCTGCTGGCATTAGGTGGGATTGGAGGCCTGCTGATTGCAGGCAAAGAGAGCCGCTTGCGGGCTGTGCTGGGATATGGTGTGACGCTGTTTATTTTGAGTGTTTGTCTCGTGGGGTTTTGTGCGGCGGAGCCGGTGTGGAGTCGGTTCAGCAGTCCTGCTGAGTTTACTGTTGTTAGTGCTTTGTATGGGGTTTGCATCGCGGCGTTGGTGTGTTCGATTGCTTGTTGCCGGAGTGCTGCGGTGATCGGGTTGCTGGAGACCAGCTGGCTCGTGAGTTTTGGGCGTATCAGTTATGGGTTTTATCTTTATCACAATCTCATTCCGGATTTGACGCGGAATCATCGTGCCGTGGTGTTGTTCGGCGGTGCCGTGCCGGGGTGGGCGCACGCTGTCGGGATTGGTGCTTCGTTTTTTATTTCGTTGGCGATTGCCGGTTTGTCCTGGCGGTGGATTGAGGAACCTCTCCTGAGGTTTAAGGGCCCCAAGGGGGCGGGTGGTGCTGCTGCGCAGGGGGCTCGGCGTGGGTTTGTGGCTCGAAGTGATGCTCCTTGA